Below is a genomic region from Flavobacterium ginsengisoli.
AGCAAGATTCCCTAATTCTGGAAAATTACTTAGAAATGGAGAAACAGGACAAGTTCAGATGAATGTTCCTCTTAAGAATGCTATCATAATTCCACAAAAAGCAACTTACGAAATACAGGATAAAAAATATGTTTTTGTAATAGGTAAAGATGATAAAGTAAGCTCAAGAGAGATCACTATTACGGGTGAGATTCCTGATTTGTATGTAATCAGAAGCGGTATTACAGAGAATGATAAAATCTTACTTGAAGGTGTTCAGAAAGTAAAAGAAAACGATAAGATTAAATACGATTACCAATCTCCTAATAAAGTAATCAATAATTTACGCTTAAAAGCAGAATAGGTTTACTGGGTTTTAATCATTAAAATATACAAAAATGTTTAATAAATTTATTCAAAGACCTGTTCTTTCGATAGTGATATCGTTGATTATTGTCTTTTTAGGGATATTGTCGGTTTTAAATTTACCAATTACACAATTCCCGACAATTTCACCTCCAATGGTTAACGTTACGGCAGATTATCCTGGATCTAACGGTGAGTTGATGATCAAGGCAGTTGTTATTCCTTTGGAAAGAGCCTTAAATGGTGTTCCGGGAATGAAATATATGGCTTCAGATGCTGGAAACGATGGTGAAGCAACAATCAAAGTAGTTTTTAACTTAGGTACAGATCCTAACCAAGCAAGCAATTAACGTTCAGAACCGTGTGGCTTCTGTTACCAATAAACTTCCTCCTTTGGTAATTCGTGAGGGTATTAAAATTACGAGAGAAGTACCGAGTATGTTGATGTACGTGAACCTTTACAGTACAGACAAAAATACCGACATGAAGTTCTTGTATAACTATGCCGATATTAACGTACTTTCTGAATTAAAAAGGGTAAATGGTATTGGTTCTGGAGATATCTTAGGAACACGTGAATATGCAATGCGTATCTGGTTAAAACCGGACCGTATGTTGGCTTATAAAATTTCTGCTGATGAGGTAATGGAAGCATTATCAAGTCAGAGTTTGGAAGCTTCTCCTGGTAAAACGGGTGAAAGTTCTGGTAAACGTTCTCAAGCATTCGAATATGTATTGAAATATTCTGGGCGTTATACAACAAAAGAGCAATATGAGAATATTGTGGTAAAAGCAAATCCAAATGGAGAGCTTTTGAGATTGAAAGATGTTGCTAAAGTTGAATTTGGAAGCTCGATGTATGATATCTATTCTAATTTGAATGGAAAACCATCTGCAGCGATCGTATTAAAACAATCTTTTGGAAGTAATGCGAATCAGGTTATTGAAGAGGTAAAAGCAAAACTGGAAAAAATCAAACAAAGATTTCCAAAAGGAATGGATTACGAAATTTCATATGACGTTTCTAAATTCCTTGATGCTTCTATCGAAAAAGTAATCCATACTTTGGTTGAAGCTTTCATTCTGGTAGGTCTAGTAGTTTTCCTTTTCTTAGGAGACTGGCGTTCTACGGTTATTCCGGCTATCGCGGTTCCTGTATCATTGGTAGGAACGTTTGTGTTCATGACATTCTTTGATATTTCGTTGAACTTAATTACGCTATTTGCACTTGTATTAGCGATTGGGGTCGTGGTCGATGATGCGATTGTGGTTATTGAGGCCGTCCACGCCAAGATGGAAGAAGAACATCTCTCGCCATTTAAAGCAACTAAACAAGCCATGCACGAGATTGCGGGAGCTATTATTGCAATTACATTCTTAATGGCCGCAGTATTTATTCCGGTTGCGTTCATGTCGGGACCTGTTGGAGTATTCTACAGACAATTCTCTGTAACTATGGCAACTGCGATTATTCTTTCTGGTATTGTGGCCTTGACCTTAACGCCTGCGCTTTGTGCGATGATGTTAAAAAATAATCACGGCGTACCTAAAAAGAAAACTCCTGCAAATAGATTTATTGATGCTTTCAACGAAAAATTCAATTTAGCACAAGGTAAATATCAAAACCTATTAGGTAAAATTGTTGACAGAAGAGTGGTTACAATTGTAGCGCTTTTAGGTTTCTGTGCTGGAACATGGATCATTAGTAGCAATGTTCCTTCTGGTTTTATTCCGAATGAGGACCAAGGAATGTTTTATGCTGTAATTCAGACACCACCAGGTTCATCTTTAGAAAGAACTAATAGTATTGCAGAACGAGTTCAAAAAATTGCAGAAGATATTGATGGAGTAAAATCGGTTTCTTCATTGGCAGGTTATGAGATTTTATCTGAAGGTACAGGATCGAACTCTGGAACTTGTTTGGTTAACCTTAAAGACTGGAGCGATAGAAAAGAATCTGTTTTGGAGATCATGCATGAAATGGAGGAAAAATGTAAAGATATTACAGGAGCTAATATCGAATTTTTCCAACCGCCTGCTGTACCAGGATATGGTGCTGCTGGAGGATTTGAGCTTCGTTTACTAGATAAAACAGGTTCTGTAGATTACAAGAAAATGGAACAGGTAAATAATGAGTTTGTGGCTGAATTAAATAAACAGCCAGAATTGTCAAACGTATTTAGTTTCTACAGTTCTAGTTTCCCTCAGTACATGATGAAAGTTGATAATGACTTGGCACAGCAAAAAGGAGTTTCTATTGAAAATGCCATGAATACGCTGTCAACTCTTGTGGGAAGTAATTACGAAATCAGTTTTATTAAATTTGGTATTAACTATAAAGTAATTGTTCAGGCTTCGCCAGAATATCGTGCACAGCCAGATGATATCTTGAAATTGTATGTTAAAAACGACCGTGATGAAATGGTGCCTTATTCTGCTTTTATGAAATTAGAAAAAGTGTATGGACTTTCAGAAATCACACGTCATAACATGTATACCTCAACACAAATTAGTGGTTCGCCAGCTCCAGGATTTAGTTCTGGTACAGCAATTAAAGTGATTCAGAAAGTAGTCGCTGAAAAGTTACCAAGAGGATATGACATTGACTGGGCAGGTATTTCTGCCGATGAGGTGGCACAAGGTAATCAAGCTATTTGGGTATTCTTAATCTGTTTAGGATTCGTTTACTTGGTATTAGCGACTCAATACGAAAGTTTTATTTTGCCATTGTCAGTAATTCTTTCTTTACCAGCGGGTATTTTTGGAGCTTTCCTTTTATTGAAATTAACAGGATTAGAAAACAATATCTATGCTCAGGTTGCCATGGTAATGCTTATCGGTTTATTAGGTAAGAATGCCGTGTTGATTGTCGAGTTTGCGATCCAGAGACATGCAGCAGGAAAATCTGTTTTGGATGCAACGAATGGAAGGAGCAAAAGCAAGGTTCCGTCCAATTTTGATGACTTCGTTTGCCTTTATTGCTGGTTTATTACCGCTTGCATTTGCAACTGGTCCAGGTAAAATAGGTAACAGAACAATTGGTACTGCGGCGGCAGGAGGTATGCTTATTGGAACCATTTGTGGTGTCTTTGTAATTCCGGGCTTGTATTTCATATTTGCTAAAATTGCCGAAAAACACAAATTGGTAAAACATGAAGAAGAAAACCCATTAACAGAAGAAATTGATAACAATCATGTATAAAGTTAAAACATATCAATATAGTATTGTATTAGCCGCATGTCTAGCAGTTGCAGGGTGTAAAACCCCTGCACCTGAAGCAGCAGTAACTACAAGTACGCCAGTTCCTGATTCGTTTGGTGCAACTGTTCAAACACAAGATGCAAACAATAATACAGCTAAGCATTAAACTGGAAAGATTATTTTAAAGATCAGAATCTAGTTGATTTAATTGATGTCGCTCTTAAAAATAACCAAGAACTAAATATTACTTTACAGGAAATAGAAATCGCAAAGAATGATATTCGTGTAAAAAAAGGACTTTTACTGCCAACTGCAGGTTTACGTGCTGGAGCTGGAGTAGAAAAAGTGGGTAGATATACAAGTCAAGGAGCGGGTGATGCTACAACTGAAATTAAACCAGGTAAAGAGATGCCAGATCCGCTTGGAGATTTTACTATTGCCGCTTATGCAAACTGGGAAGTAGATATTTGGAAAAAACTTCGCAATTCTAAAAAAGCAGACTTTAAATAGATATTTGGCGACTGTTGAAGGTAAAAATTTTGTTATTACAAACCTTATTGCCGAAGTTGCCGATTCGTATTATGAATTATTAGCTTTAGATAATCAATTAGATATTGTAAAACAAACTATCAAATTGCAAACTAATGCTTTAGAAATTGTAAAAGTTCAAAAACAAGCCGCAAGAGCAACAGAACTTGGAGTTAAGAAATTTGAAGCTGAGGTTTTAACTTCGCAAAGTATGGAGTTTGATATCTTACAGCAGATAAAAGAAACAGAAAACAAGATCAACTTTTTGCTTGGAAGATATCCGCAGGAAATTAAAAGAACAAGTAATACTAATTTCTTAAGTCTTTTACCAGCGGCTGTAAGTTCTGGAATTCCTTCTCAATTGTTAGAGAATCGTCCAGATGTAAAACAAGCAGAACTAGAATTAGTAGCAACAAAATTAGATGTAAAAGTAGCTCGTGCTGAGTTTTATCCTTCTTTGGATATTACAGCCGCAATTGGGGTAAATGCTTTCAAACCTTCTTATTTGTTTACAATGCCAGAATCGCTATTGTACTCATTGGCAGGAGATCTTGTTGCGCCTTTGATTAATAGAAATGCAATTAAAGCAGAGTTTGCAAGTGCAAATGCAAGACAAATTCAAGCATTATACAATTACGATCGTACGGTTTTAAATGCTTATTTAGAAGTGTCAAATCAAATGTCTAAGATTGAGAATCTTCAAAAAGGTTACGATCTTAAATCAAAACAAGTTGATGCCTTAAATACTTCTATTGACGTTTCAAACGATTTGTTTAAATCGGCAAGAGTAGATTATTTCGAAGTTTTAATGACGCAGAGAGATGCATTAGAAGCTAAATTGGAATTAATCGATACTAAAAAAGAACAATTAAATGCTGCAGTCCATGTTTACAGAGACTTGGGCGGTGGATGGAAATAAAATTGCCACTTAATTTGTAGTAAAAAAGCCTTTTGGGAGTAAAATCCTGAAAGGCTTTTTTTGTTTTGGCTAAAGAACCGTTACTTGTTTTTTATACGGTTTTAATATTTCTTCGTCAGGCGAAATATTAGTTACCAAAACATCAATGTCTTTTAAATGAGAAACAAAATAAGTTTCTCCAGTATCGATTTTTTCACTTGAACCCAAAGCAATTATGAAATTCGAATTCTGAATCATATTTTTTTTGATTTGCGAATCGTCGTATAAAATTCCAGTTAGACCACGTTCATGATGGATACCGCATGTTCCCAAAATGCAAACATCTGCTCTAAAACTTCTAAAAAAATCAAGTGATTCCATGCTCGAAGTTGTAAAAGAGGTTTTACACATTTTTCCTCCAGCAAAAATCAATTCAATGTTCGGCAAATCTTCAACCAAAACTGCAACAGGAAAACTGTTTGTTATAACAGTGAGTTTTAAATCATGTGGAAAACTTGCTACAAGAGCCAAAGAAGTTGTTCCTCCATCAATAAAAACTACTTGACCATCTTTTAGATAAGAAATTGCTTTTTCTGCAATAATCTTTTTGTTTTCAAGATCGTGTTTTTCTCTTTTTCTGTAATGCAAAGGCATTGGAGAAGGAGCAACCGCACCACCACGCACAGCTTTTAAAAGCCCTTGATCTGAAAGTTCTTTTAGATCACGTCTAATTGTGTCTTCAGAAACACTCAAATACTCACTTAATTCTACCGAAGTTACCCGATGTTCTTTAGATAAATATTCTAAAATTGTCTGCTGTCGTTCTTCCTTTCTCATTTGTTTTGCGGTTTTATATTGCAAAAATAAATAAAAAATTGCAATATTTTGCTGTTTGTTGCAATTTTTGCATAATTTAGCAGCAAAATAAATTTACAATGAAAAAGAAATCAATTGCAGTCGACATGGACGGAGTGCTTGCTGATGTAGAAGCACACCTAATAACTTACTTCGAAAGAGATTTCGGAATAACAATTTTAAGAGAAGAAATTCAAGGTTTGACAGAAGAAGAAGCTTTTTATGGCCGAGAGAAAGTACGCAGTGTTTTAAACTCTAAAGATTTTTTTAGAACCTTGCCAGTAATAGATGATGCGGTAGAAAGCTTAAAGTTATTACAGGAAAATTTTGAGATTTATATTGTATCTGCGGCGACAGAATTTCCGCTTTCGCTGAATGAAAAAATAGAATGGCTCGCAGAACATTTTCCTTTTATTCAATGGCAAAATATCGTTTTATGCGGAAGCAAAACCATTATCAATACTGATTATCTAATCGATGATCATCCAAAGAATTTAGATTTTTGCATGGGTAAGCCTATTATGTTTACAGCATTTCATAATGCCAAAAAAGAGAATTATTTGAGAGTAAATAATTGGAAAGAAGCTGTTGCTGTTTTGAAAGAGGCAGTTTAACGCAAGGTAATTTTAAAAATTACTTGTTTTTTGAAGAAAAAGCCTTTCAGGAATATTCCGAAAGGCTTTTGTTTATTTAGGTATTACTATTTTAGCTTTAAATCCGTTTTCGGGTTCTGTTTCAAATTCGATAGTTCCTTTAACGGTCTGAATACGGTGTTCCATATTTTGGAGACCATTTTTAGAAATCTTCGTTTTTTCACAGCCAATTCCGTTATCGGTGTAACGTATTAGAATTGATTTTGGATCACTTTCAAATTTTATTACAACAAGAGAGGCCTTACTGTGTTTCTTCATATTTACCATTAATTCTTGTAAAACGCGCCCAATGGTAATTTTCTTTATATCATCAACATCTTCCCATTCTACGCTTTCTAAGTTTGTAGCAATAATATTTCTTTCAATAGTATTGTAAGCAGAAAGCATTTCCTTGATGCTTTTGGTAAAATCTTTGCCCGTTTCGATCTTATTGTTTTCTTTTGAAATTCCTCTAACCCGCC
It encodes:
- a CDS encoding DeoR/GlpR family DNA-binding transcription regulator translates to MRKEERQQTILEYLSKEHRVTSVELSEYLSVSEDTIRRDLKELSDQGLLKAVRGGAVAPSPMPLHYRKREKHDLENKKIIAEKAISYLKDGQVVFIDGGTTSLALVASFPHDLKLTVITNSFPVAVLVEDLPNIELIFAGGKMCKTSFTTSSMESLDFFRSFRADVCILGTCGIHHERGLTGILYDDSQIKKNMIQNSNFIIALGSSEKIDTGETYFVSHLKDIDVLVTNISPDEEILKPYKKQVTVL
- a CDS encoding 5' nucleotidase, NT5C type codes for the protein MKKKSIAVDMDGVLADVEAHLITYFERDFGITILREEIQGLTEEEAFYGREKVRSVLNSKDFFRTLPVIDDAVESLKLLQENFEIYIVSAATEFPLSLNEKIEWLAEHFPFIQWQNIVLCGSKTIINTDYLIDDHPKNLDFCMGKPIMFTAFHNAKKENYLRVNNWKEAVAVLKEAV
- a CDS encoding sensor histidine kinase translates to MILIAILIRYYKNKNKAIEFKSSYDTETRISKKIHDELANDVFQVIAFAESQPLAKENTKENLLQKLDDIYGRVRGISKENNKIETGKDFTKSIKEMLSAYNTIERNIIATNLESVEWEDVDDIKKITIGRVLQELMVNMKKHSKASLVVIKFESDPKSILIRYTDNGIGCEKTKISKNGLQNMEHRIQTVKGTIEFETEPENGFKAKIVIPK